The proteins below are encoded in one region of Segatella copri:
- the lpxA gene encoding acyl-ACP--UDP-N-acetylglucosamine O-acyltransferase — protein sequence MNQISPLAFVHPEAKLGDNNIIGPFCYIDKDTVLGDNNVLQNSVTIHVGARIGNNNEFFPGASISTKPQDLKFKGEQTTCEVGDNNSIRENVTISRGTASKGKTVVGSNNLLMETVHVAHDCVLGSGLIIGNSTKFAGEVVVDDNAIVSANVLVHQFCHIAGYVMIQGGCRFSQDIPPYIIAGKEPTRYCSINLIGLRRRGFSNETIQNIHEAYRLLYSKGILKEGIEEIKKNLEVTKEIQYIIDFVESSQRGIIR from the coding sequence ATGAATCAGATTAGTCCATTAGCGTTTGTTCATCCAGAGGCAAAACTCGGTGACAACAACATTATCGGTCCTTTCTGCTATATCGACAAGGACACCGTTTTGGGCGATAACAACGTATTGCAGAACAGCGTTACCATTCACGTGGGCGCTCGCATCGGCAACAATAATGAATTTTTCCCAGGCGCCAGCATCTCTACCAAGCCTCAGGACTTGAAGTTCAAGGGCGAGCAGACAACCTGCGAGGTTGGCGATAACAACAGCATCCGTGAGAACGTTACTATCTCTCGTGGTACAGCCTCTAAGGGCAAGACCGTAGTAGGCAGCAACAACCTCCTGATGGAGACCGTTCACGTGGCTCACGACTGCGTGCTCGGCAGCGGCTTGATTATCGGCAACTCTACCAAGTTTGCCGGTGAGGTGGTAGTAGATGACAACGCCATCGTCAGCGCCAACGTTCTCGTTCACCAGTTCTGCCATATCGCAGGTTACGTGATGATCCAGGGCGGTTGCCGTTTCTCGCAGGATATTCCTCCATACATCATTGCCGGCAAGGAGCCAACCCGCTACTGCAGCATCAACCTCATCGGTCTGCGCCGTCGCGGTTTCAGCAATGAGACCATCCAGAACATCCACGAGGCTTACCGCCTGCTCTACAGCAAGGGTATATTGAAGGAAGGTATCGAGGAAATCAAGAAGAATCTTGAGGTTACCAAGGAGATTCAGTACATTATCGACTTCGTAGAGAGTTCTCAGCGAGGCATTATCCGATAA
- the miaA gene encoding tRNA (adenosine(37)-N6)-dimethylallyltransferase MiaA — protein sequence MKTLIVVLGPTGVGKTELCLSLAEHLAIPIINADSRQIFAELPIGTAAPTAEQQQRVKHYFVGNHHIEDYYSAAQYEADVMNLLQEDIFKNHDVALLTGGSMMYIDAVCKGIDDIPTVRDDIRTWMKQRLEEEGLEALVEELHKMDPEHWAIVDRKNPRRVVHALEICHQTGKTYTSFRTAEKKQRPFRIIKIGLNRDRTELYDRINQRVLMMMDEGLEAEARSVYPQKGLTSLRTVGYKEMFSYFDGEIDRDEAIRQIQSHSREYMRKQLTWFKRDTTIQWFHPEQQEEIIRFIDEEI from the coding sequence ATGAAAACATTGATTGTGGTTTTAGGTCCTACCGGTGTAGGTAAAACGGAGCTTTGCCTTTCACTGGCAGAGCATCTCGCTATACCTATCATCAATGCCGACTCCCGCCAGATCTTCGCCGAACTCCCTATCGGAACCGCAGCCCCTACTGCCGAACAGCAGCAGCGGGTAAAGCATTATTTCGTAGGAAATCACCACATCGAAGACTATTACAGCGCTGCCCAATACGAGGCTGATGTGATGAATCTCCTGCAGGAAGACATCTTCAAGAATCACGATGTGGCGCTGCTTACAGGCGGCAGCATGATGTATATCGATGCTGTATGCAAAGGAATCGACGACATCCCTACTGTTCGTGACGACATACGCACTTGGATGAAACAGCGTCTGGAAGAGGAAGGGCTGGAGGCACTGGTAGAAGAACTCCACAAGATGGATCCGGAGCACTGGGCGATAGTAGACAGGAAGAATCCACGCCGCGTGGTTCATGCCCTGGAAATCTGCCATCAGACTGGCAAGACTTATACTTCTTTCCGCACAGCCGAAAAGAAGCAGCGCCCTTTCCGCATCATCAAGATAGGTCTGAACCGCGACAGAACTGAACTCTACGACCGCATCAACCAGCGTGTACTGATGATGATGGACGAAGGTCTGGAGGCAGAAGCACGCAGCGTATACCCACAGAAGGGACTCACCTCGTTGAGAACCGTAGGCTACAAAGAAATGTTCTCCTACTTTGACGGCGAAATAGACCGCGATGAAGCTATCAGACAAATCCAGTCGCACAGCCGTGAATACATGCGCAAGCAGCTTACCTGGTTTAAGCGGGATACCACTATCCAATGGTTCCATCCAGAACAGCAAGAAGAAATCATCCGATTTATTGATGAAGAGATATAG
- a CDS encoding PaaI family thioesterase, giving the protein MNIDELVKRISKTDGLSKTLGMHFISTPEPDTLQATMKVDERNRQPFGFLSGGASLALAENVAGIGSLALCPGQIAVGINVSGTHVLAVSEGDIVTAFAKIVHKGRTLHTWQVDIKNTAGEVICTVQVTNYVFTPKKDNQKKGAETKV; this is encoded by the coding sequence ATGAACATAGATGAATTAGTAAAAAGAATCAGCAAGACTGATGGATTATCCAAGACCCTCGGAATGCATTTCATTTCTACCCCTGAGCCTGATACGCTTCAGGCAACGATGAAGGTAGATGAGCGTAATCGCCAACCTTTCGGCTTCTTGAGTGGAGGTGCTTCTCTGGCTCTTGCCGAGAATGTGGCGGGTATCGGTTCCCTGGCGCTCTGTCCGGGACAGATTGCCGTGGGTATCAACGTGAGCGGTACTCATGTTCTGGCGGTCAGCGAGGGCGATATAGTTACTGCCTTTGCCAAGATTGTGCACAAGGGCAGAACCTTGCATACCTGGCAGGTGGATATCAAGAATACGGCTGGTGAGGTAATCTGTACCGTACAGGTAACCAACTATGTGTTCACTCCAAAGAAAGACAATCAGAAAAAGGGGGCAGAAACAAAGGTATGA
- the menB gene encoding 1,4-dihydroxy-2-naphthoyl-CoA synthase, whose protein sequence is MREWKKIEGFDFKEIIFEEYNHIAKITINRERYRNAFTPLTTWEMAQAFNYCRDCLDIRVVILTGAGDKAFCAGGDMHVKGRGGYVGNDGVPRLNVLDVQMQIRRLPKPVIAMVNGYAIGGGHVLHVMCDLTIASENAIFGQTGPKVGSFDAGFGSSYLARMVGQKKAREIWFLCKQYSAKEAEEMGMVNKVVPLDQLEDTCVEWAEIMMERSPLALRMIKAGLNAELDGQAGIQELAGDATMLYYTMDEAQEGGKAFLEKRKPRFEDYPQFP, encoded by the coding sequence ATGAGAGAATGGAAAAAGATAGAAGGTTTTGATTTCAAGGAAATCATCTTCGAGGAGTATAATCATATCGCTAAGATTACCATCAACCGTGAGCGCTACCGCAATGCTTTCACACCGTTGACCACTTGGGAGATGGCGCAGGCATTCAACTATTGCCGTGACTGTCTGGATATCCGTGTGGTCATCCTGACGGGTGCTGGTGATAAGGCATTCTGTGCAGGAGGTGACATGCATGTAAAGGGCCGAGGCGGTTATGTGGGTAACGATGGTGTGCCTCGCCTGAATGTGCTCGATGTGCAGATGCAGATTCGCCGTCTGCCAAAGCCGGTTATCGCTATGGTGAATGGTTATGCCATCGGTGGCGGTCATGTGCTTCATGTGATGTGCGACCTGACCATCGCTTCAGAGAATGCCATCTTTGGACAGACTGGTCCTAAGGTAGGAAGCTTCGATGCCGGTTTCGGTTCTTCTTATCTGGCAAGAATGGTGGGTCAGAAGAAGGCTCGTGAAATTTGGTTCCTCTGCAAGCAGTATTCTGCCAAGGAGGCTGAAGAGATGGGAATGGTTAATAAGGTAGTGCCTCTCGACCAGTTGGAAGATACCTGTGTAGAGTGGGCTGAAATCATGATGGAACGTTCGCCTCTGGCACTCCGTATGATCAAGGCTGGCTTGAATGCCGAACTGGATGGTCAGGCTGGTATTCAGGAGTTGGCTGGCGATGCCACGATGCTCTATTATACGATGGATGAGGCTCAGGAAGGTGGCAAGGCGTTCCTTGAGAAGCGCAAGCCTCGCTTCGAGGATTATCCTCAGTTCCCATAA
- a CDS encoding chorismate-binding protein: protein MIAFAYYRLPYLHHATYVAQHEGEPEVLSSVAELNGKEGFVIAPFAPSSECPVVLMHPDESKLISAEGAENASRCGTSYVVTQQDLRRDVADSTSGRNFEAYAREFECFHRQLSEGKFSKIVLARKLCIQSNRQPLESVQTSVVQDAGKTSAVQNTANASVVQDADSLKALFLKTCRMYPRLFVALVYTPQSGLWLMATPEILLKGEQNQMATMSLAGTQKAEPSKTVADYPVEGIEWSEKNREEQQYVTDYIEDCIKVFSDEYQKKGPYTTMAANLYHLRTDIAFRLHDTGRLGDVLDALYPTPAVCGIPKDEARRFILQHEHQSRKYYSGFVGPISPKGKTHLYVSLRCMNILDDGSCELYAGGGLLKESEMEKEWKETEAKMQTILSVL, encoded by the coding sequence ATGATAGCTTTTGCGTATTATCGTCTGCCTTATCTGCACCATGCTACCTATGTGGCTCAGCATGAGGGAGAACCTGAGGTACTCTCTTCTGTGGCAGAACTGAATGGCAAGGAAGGTTTCGTGATAGCTCCTTTCGCGCCATCCAGCGAATGTCCCGTGGTGCTGATGCATCCGGATGAAAGCAAACTGATCTCTGCCGAGGGGGCTGAAAATGCATCGCGATGCGGCACTTCCTACGTCGTGACGCAGCAGGATTTACGTCGTGACGTAGCAGACTCTACGTCGGGACGTAATTTTGAAGCCTATGCAAGGGAGTTTGAATGCTTTCACCGGCAGCTCTCTGAAGGTAAATTCAGCAAGATTGTTCTGGCAAGAAAACTGTGTATCCAGAGCAATCGGCAGCCTTTAGAATCTGTCCAGACTTCAGTAGTGCAAGATGCCGGCAAGACTTCAGCTGTGCAGAATACAGCCAATGCTTCAGTTGTGCAGGATGCAGACTCTTTAAAGGCTCTGTTTCTGAAGACCTGCCGGATGTATCCCCGTCTTTTTGTAGCCTTGGTTTATACACCCCAGTCGGGTTTATGGCTGATGGCTACACCTGAAATTCTGCTCAAAGGTGAACAGAATCAGATGGCAACCATGTCGCTGGCAGGCACCCAAAAGGCTGAACCTTCCAAGACCGTAGCCGATTATCCGGTAGAAGGGATAGAATGGTCGGAGAAGAACAGAGAGGAACAGCAGTATGTAACCGATTATATCGAGGATTGCATCAAGGTCTTTTCGGATGAATATCAGAAGAAGGGACCTTATACCACGATGGCTGCCAATCTCTATCATCTCCGTACAGACATTGCTTTCCGTCTGCATGATACGGGGCGTCTGGGCGATGTGCTCGATGCCTTATATCCTACGCCTGCCGTCTGTGGGATACCGAAGGATGAAGCTCGCCGGTTTATCCTGCAGCATGAACATCAGTCGCGCAAATATTATAGTGGTTTTGTGGGACCGATTTCGCCGAAAGGAAAGACGCATCTCTATGTTTCCCTGCGCTGCATGAATATTCTGGATGACGGTTCCTGCGAACTCTATGCCGGAGGCGGATTGCTGAAGGAAAGCGAGATGGAGAAGGAGTGGAAGGAAACTGAAGCTAAGATGCAGACCATCCTGTCGGTCCTGTAA
- the queF gene encoding preQ(1) synthase → MDRKEDGLQALGAKTTYRMNYAPEVLETFVNKHPGNDYWVRFNCPEFTSLCPITGQPDFAEIRISYIPDVKMVESKSLKLYLFSFRNHGDFHEDCVNIIMKDLIKLMDPKYIEVTGIFTPRGGISIWPYANYGKPGTKYEKLAEQRFATHE, encoded by the coding sequence GTGGATAGAAAAGAAGACGGTCTTCAGGCATTAGGTGCCAAGACTACATATAGAATGAATTATGCGCCAGAGGTGCTCGAAACTTTCGTGAATAAGCATCCTGGCAATGATTACTGGGTTCGTTTCAACTGCCCTGAGTTTACATCGCTCTGCCCTATTACAGGTCAGCCAGATTTCGCAGAGATTCGCATCAGCTATATTCCTGACGTAAAGATGGTAGAGAGCAAGAGTCTGAAACTTTATCTCTTCAGTTTCCGCAATCATGGCGATTTCCATGAAGACTGCGTAAACATCATCATGAAGGATCTCATCAAACTGATGGACCCTAAATATATAGAGGTAACAGGCATCTTTACTCCTCGTGGCGGTATCAGCATCTGGCCGTATGCCAACTATGGCAAGCCAGGCACCAAATACGAGAAACTGGCAGAACAGAGATTCGCTACTCACGAATAA
- a CDS encoding queuosine precursor transporter: protein MDKKKTQVSVLFMLFSILFCVCLIAANVLETKQIAFGPVSLTGGLIVFPVSYIINDVVCEVWGYQKARLLIWTGFAMNFFFVALGAICDAIPAAPYWTNDAGFHAIFGLAPRIAAASFVAFIIGSFANAYVMSVMKIRDGGKHFSARAILSTIAGESCDSLIFFPLALGGVVPASELPWLMLWQVILKTAYEIVVLPLTIRVVKYVKKHEGEDAYDNNISYNVFKIFSLG, encoded by the coding sequence ATGGACAAGAAAAAAACTCAAGTGAGCGTGCTGTTTATGCTTTTCAGCATCCTCTTCTGCGTTTGCCTGATTGCAGCAAACGTACTCGAAACAAAGCAAATCGCCTTCGGACCAGTTTCCCTTACCGGTGGACTTATCGTATTCCCTGTAAGCTACATCATCAACGATGTGGTATGTGAAGTATGGGGCTATCAGAAAGCGCGTCTGTTGATCTGGACCGGCTTTGCGATGAACTTCTTCTTCGTGGCACTGGGTGCTATCTGCGATGCCATTCCTGCAGCGCCTTATTGGACCAACGATGCCGGTTTTCATGCCATCTTCGGTCTGGCACCCCGCATTGCAGCAGCCTCTTTCGTAGCCTTCATCATCGGTTCATTTGCCAATGCTTATGTAATGAGCGTGATGAAAATCCGCGATGGCGGCAAGCATTTCTCTGCCCGTGCCATCCTCAGTACCATTGCCGGTGAGAGTTGCGACAGCCTTATCTTCTTCCCACTTGCCCTGGGCGGTGTGGTGCCTGCATCAGAATTGCCTTGGCTCATGCTCTGGCAGGTGATACTGAAGACAGCCTACGAGATTGTGGTACTGCCTCTGACCATCCGTGTAGTGAAATACGTGAAGAAGCATGAAGGTGAAGATGCATACGACAATAACATCTCCTACAATGTATTCAAGATCTTCAGCCTCGGCTAA
- a CDS encoding HAD family hydrolase, which translates to MEKLKNIKAIAFDADDTLWALQNYFEDVEHEYCELLAEYGKEKDISAALFETESKNMADLGYGCKAFTISLVENAVKVSHGKVEANVIAQIVDLGKSLLHLDAKPLEGVEKTLACFREMKKYKLAVFTKGELMDQENKLWRSGLQRYFDVVTIVSDKTPKAYHRLCRELDVTPDELVMVGNSFKSDIAPALKIGASAVHIPFHTTWAHEKTEEFEHPKLRRISRFEELLDIL; encoded by the coding sequence ATGGAAAAGCTGAAGAATATCAAGGCGATAGCCTTCGATGCCGATGATACGCTCTGGGCATTACAAAACTATTTCGAGGACGTGGAGCATGAGTATTGCGAGCTGCTTGCGGAATATGGAAAGGAAAAGGATATTTCTGCTGCTCTCTTCGAGACGGAGAGTAAAAATATGGCTGATTTGGGTTATGGTTGCAAGGCTTTCACCATATCCCTGGTAGAGAATGCGGTGAAGGTGAGTCATGGTAAGGTGGAGGCGAATGTCATCGCCCAAATTGTGGACTTGGGTAAGAGTCTCCTGCATCTTGATGCCAAGCCTTTGGAAGGGGTAGAGAAAACCTTGGCTTGTTTCCGTGAGATGAAGAAATATAAGCTTGCAGTCTTCACCAAGGGTGAGTTGATGGATCAGGAGAATAAATTATGGCGTTCGGGTCTGCAGCGGTATTTTGATGTGGTGACTATCGTGAGCGACAAGACGCCCAAGGCTTATCATCGTCTCTGCAGGGAACTGGATGTAACTCCCGACGAGCTGGTGATGGTGGGTAACAGTTTCAAGAGTGATATTGCTCCGGCATTAAAAATCGGAGCTTCGGCTGTCCATATCCCTTTTCATACCACATGGGCGCATGAAAAGACAGAGGAATTTGAACATCCCAAGCTCCGTCGTATTTCAAGATTCGAGGAACTTCTCGATATCTTATAA
- a CDS encoding inorganic phosphate transporter: MGTIYLCIVIFLLCLAVFDLFVGVSNDAVNFLQSAIGAKVAKFRTVLIIASCGVVLGAIMSSGMMDIARHGIMSPDHFTFEEVMTLFLAVMVTDVIILDVFNTLGMPTSTTVSLVFELLGGAFILATLKMYGDDSLNYGVLLNSNKALEVIMGIFSSVIIAFVFGAFVMWLSRIIFTFNYRKHSRYSIAIFGGIAFTALSYFIFMKGLGKSPYLPAEVRDYIDQNLGFLICITFVVSAVVMEFLHLCRVNIFKFTVLMGTFALAMAFAGNDLVNFIGVPLAGLSSYQDYMANANGAAPNQFMMTSLMESAKTTPGFLLAAGAVMIIAMATSKKAQNVIKTSVDLSRQDEGDEMFGSSSAARVIVRNCQATDSWLKQFMPKALMNWINSRFDKNNVELEESAAFDVVRAAVNLVLASMLITIGTNLKLPLSTTYVTFMVAMGSSLADRAWSRESAVFRVTGVLSVIGGWFITAGVAFAACAIVCIIMHFGGVGIQACFMGLVIYLLIRSNIQYNKKAKEEGKSSTFQLMMRSRDPEIVWDLLRRQVSRTQSYVCHFALNEFNQIMDGLANENTRDLRHANKDLKKEQDMLKKFRRQEMLGLKKSPIEIAIERNTWFHLGANSNQQFIYSLRRMLDPIKEHVDNNFNPLPAEYIKEFAPVRQKINDLMRMSCELIETGRYDSYREILAEADACKDELSVLRKKHIDRIQHMTDNTLMQISLVYLNVLQESQEFLSVMRHQLRAAKKFMEK, translated from the coding sequence ATGGGTACAATTTATTTATGTATTGTGATCTTCCTGCTCTGTTTAGCAGTGTTCGATCTCTTCGTAGGAGTCAGCAACGATGCTGTCAACTTCCTGCAATCTGCCATCGGAGCTAAGGTGGCTAAGTTTCGCACGGTGCTGATTATCGCATCCTGCGGTGTGGTTCTCGGAGCCATCATGTCATCGGGAATGATGGATATCGCCCGCCATGGTATCATGAGTCCTGACCACTTTACATTCGAAGAGGTAATGACGCTCTTCCTAGCCGTGATGGTGACGGATGTCATCATTTTGGATGTGTTTAACACGCTGGGTATGCCGACATCAACCACCGTTTCGCTGGTGTTCGAGCTGCTGGGTGGTGCTTTCATCCTCGCAACATTGAAGATGTATGGCGACGACAGCCTCAACTATGGCGTATTGCTCAACAGCAACAAGGCGTTGGAGGTAATCATGGGTATCTTCTCATCTGTCATCATCGCCTTCGTGTTTGGTGCCTTTGTGATGTGGCTTTCCCGTATAATCTTCACCTTCAACTACCGCAAGCACAGCCGCTACAGCATCGCCATCTTCGGCGGTATCGCCTTTACAGCCCTCTCTTACTTCATCTTCATGAAGGGTTTGGGCAAGAGTCCTTACCTGCCTGCTGAGGTGCGCGATTACATCGATCAGAATCTCGGTTTCCTCATCTGCATCACCTTCGTGGTATCTGCTGTCGTGATGGAATTCCTGCACCTCTGCCGTGTCAACATCTTCAAATTTACGGTGCTGATGGGTACTTTCGCCCTGGCTATGGCTTTCGCTGGTAACGACCTGGTAAACTTCATCGGTGTGCCTCTGGCTGGTCTCTCTTCTTATCAGGACTATATGGCAAATGCCAACGGTGCAGCGCCAAACCAGTTTATGATGACTTCATTGATGGAGAGTGCCAAGACTACTCCAGGCTTCCTGCTTGCTGCCGGTGCCGTGATGATTATCGCCATGGCGACATCCAAGAAGGCACAGAACGTAATCAAGACTTCTGTTGACTTGAGCCGTCAGGACGAGGGCGATGAGATGTTCGGCAGTTCTTCTGCAGCCCGCGTGATTGTACGCAACTGCCAGGCTACAGATTCATGGTTGAAGCAGTTTATGCCAAAGGCACTGATGAACTGGATCAACAGCCGTTTCGACAAGAATAATGTTGAACTCGAGGAGAGTGCTGCTTTCGACGTGGTTCGTGCAGCCGTAAACCTGGTACTTGCTTCCATGCTGATCACCATCGGTACCAACCTGAAGTTGCCTCTCTCTACCACCTACGTTACCTTCATGGTAGCTATGGGTTCTTCACTTGCTGATAGAGCATGGAGCCGCGAGAGTGCCGTATTCCGTGTAACAGGTGTATTGAGTGTAATCGGTGGTTGGTTCATCACAGCCGGTGTAGCTTTCGCAGCCTGCGCCATTGTTTGTATCATCATGCACTTCGGTGGTGTGGGCATCCAGGCTTGCTTCATGGGCTTGGTTATCTACCTGCTCATCCGCAGCAACATCCAGTATAACAAGAAGGCTAAGGAAGAGGGCAAGAGCAGTACCTTCCAACTGATGATGCGTTCTCGCGACCCAGAGATTGTATGGGATTTGCTTCGCCGTCAGGTTTCACGCACCCAGTCTTACGTCTGCCACTTCGCCCTGAACGAGTTCAACCAGATTATGGATGGTCTTGCCAACGAGAATACACGCGACCTTCGTCATGCCAACAAGGATCTGAAGAAGGAACAGGATATGCTGAAGAAGTTCCGCCGTCAGGAGATGCTCGGTTTGAAGAAATCGCCTATCGAGATTGCCATCGAGCGCAACACCTGGTTCCATCTGGGTGCCAACAGCAACCAGCAGTTTATCTACTCTCTGCGCCGTATGCTCGACCCAATCAAGGAACATGTTGACAACAACTTCAATCCGCTTCCTGCTGAATACATCAAGGAGTTTGCTCCTGTACGCCAGAAGATCAACGACCTGATGCGCATGAGCTGCGAACTGATTGAGACCGGCAGATATGACAGCTATCGCGAGATTCTTGCCGAGGCAGATGCCTGCAAAGACGAGCTTTCTGTTCTCCGCAAAAAGCATATCGACCGCATCCAGCACATGACTGACAATACGCTGATGCAGATTTCTCTGGTTTATCTCAACGTACTGCAGGAGAGTCAGGAATTCCTGAGTGTGATGAGGCATCAGTTAAGAGCTGCAAAGAAGTTTATGGAAAAGTAA
- a CDS encoding DUF805 domain-containing protein, with translation MKSFDFKGRASKSEYWWFWLVQVPITFIALGTWNSEKFDVLSGVFLGITIASIPANLSSMIRRFHDAGLSTKQCLKKLFYAVAPFLFAVNLMTKIDPFSSFAVVLLIALLFSAVSFFLLFIILIGDSVYEDEEEE, from the coding sequence ATGAAGTCTTTTGATTTTAAGGGAAGAGCTTCAAAGAGTGAGTATTGGTGGTTCTGGCTGGTTCAGGTCCCTATTACTTTTATAGCATTGGGGACTTGGAATTCCGAAAAGTTTGATGTACTGTCTGGAGTGTTTTTAGGAATTACTATAGCCTCTATTCCTGCTAACCTTTCTTCTATGATACGTAGATTTCATGATGCGGGATTAAGTACTAAGCAATGTCTAAAGAAATTGTTTTATGCGGTAGCCCCATTCCTTTTTGCTGTCAATTTAATGACAAAGATCGATCCTTTTTCTTCTTTTGCTGTAGTACTCTTAATTGCATTATTATTTTCGGCAGTCTCATTTTTCCTGTTGTTCATCATATTGATAGGAGACAGTGTATATGAAGATGAAGAAGAGGAATAA
- the menD gene encoding 2-succinyl-5-enolpyruvyl-6-hydroxy-3-cyclohexene-1-carboxylic-acid synthase has product MYSNKENVNILTSLLVAHGVRHAVVCPGSRNAAIVHNLNECEDITCYPVTDERSAGFQALGLSMAEGYQPVVVCVTSGSALLNLYPAVAEAYYQQIPLIVISADRPAQWINQLDGQTLPQPDALGQMVRKAVSLPEVFEGEQQEEMHWYCNRLVNEALLKSMGRVKGPVHINVPISEPFYSFTKEALPVERKIEVAYCRANIDTFDGTPFECVLEAKRPLLVIGQLDNTEKYVGLLAYIDRMPILWESLAMPPYLYKVQEELGEDWNKTTLYGAFENLLDEIKDDERFRPDLVVYIGGHIVSKKLKSYLRSFKGVEQIRISQEADIEDTFMHLTKVMDLPNSDAMSWLGNFGWHNHWEDYRRLWMDALAKSYERKENFKPEFSSLATVKEFFSQLQKVEPQDFKAFTLGDKDAQDDGIYDRKFDTFLPGMMSSVFSGNSSAIRLMNLYADRHVYCNRGVNGIEGSLSTAVGFSMCKNKSDKHVYCVLGDLSFFYDQNALWNRNLNGKLRIIVFNNGGGAIFGKFQGLKESQAREEMIMAKHHTTAEGICSQNEVKYLAAHTMEEMEQGISQLIHAESERPMLLEVFTDMDVDNEMLEAIQKC; this is encoded by the coding sequence ATGTATAGCAATAAAGAAAACGTCAATATTTTGACAAGTTTACTGGTAGCGCATGGTGTTCGCCATGCTGTAGTGTGTCCGGGCAGCAGAAATGCAGCCATAGTTCACAATCTCAACGAGTGTGAAGACATCACTTGCTATCCTGTAACCGACGAACGTAGCGCCGGCTTCCAAGCTCTTGGACTTTCTATGGCTGAAGGTTATCAGCCTGTCGTGGTGTGTGTGACTTCGGGTTCTGCATTGCTCAATCTTTATCCGGCAGTAGCTGAGGCTTATTATCAGCAAATCCCGCTCATCGTGATTTCTGCCGACAGACCGGCACAGTGGATTAACCAGCTGGATGGTCAGACGCTTCCTCAGCCTGATGCTTTGGGGCAGATGGTAAGAAAAGCAGTATCTCTGCCAGAAGTGTTCGAAGGTGAGCAGCAGGAAGAGATGCATTGGTATTGCAACCGGCTGGTCAACGAAGCGCTGTTGAAAAGCATGGGGCGGGTAAAGGGACCTGTACACATCAATGTACCTATCTCTGAGCCTTTCTATTCGTTTACGAAAGAAGCTTTGCCCGTTGAGCGCAAGATAGAGGTTGCTTACTGCAGGGCAAATATTGATACATTTGATGGGACCCCTTTTGAATGTGTGTTAGAAGCCAAACGTCCATTGTTGGTAATTGGACAGTTGGACAATACCGAAAAATATGTAGGCTTGTTGGCTTATATTGACCGAATGCCTATATTATGGGAATCTCTGGCAATGCCACCTTATCTATATAAGGTTCAGGAAGAACTGGGAGAAGATTGGAATAAAACCACCTTGTATGGCGCTTTCGAGAATTTGCTGGATGAAATAAAGGACGATGAAAGATTCCGTCCTGACCTGGTGGTTTATATAGGTGGACATATTGTGAGCAAGAAACTGAAATCTTATCTGCGTTCGTTTAAAGGAGTTGAGCAGATAAGAATCTCGCAAGAGGCTGATATCGAAGATACGTTCATGCATCTTACTAAAGTGATGGATTTGCCAAACAGTGATGCCATGTCATGGTTGGGTAATTTTGGCTGGCACAACCACTGGGAGGATTATCGCAGATTGTGGATGGATGCGTTGGCTAAAAGCTATGAACGCAAAGAGAACTTCAAGCCTGAGTTCAGCAGTCTGGCTACCGTAAAGGAATTCTTCAGCCAGCTTCAGAAGGTTGAGCCTCAGGATTTCAAAGCGTTCACCTTAGGCGATAAAGATGCTCAGGACGATGGTATCTATGACCGCAAATTCGATACATTCCTTCCAGGTATGATGAGCAGCGTCTTCTCGGGCAACAGTTCTGCCATCCGGTTGATGAATCTGTATGCCGACCGCCATGTTTACTGCAATCGTGGTGTGAACGGCATAGAAGGTTCTCTTTCTACGGCTGTAGGTTTCTCTATGTGCAAGAACAAGTCTGATAAGCATGTATACTGCGTTCTCGGCGACCTGAGTTTCTTCTATGACCAGAATGCGCTCTGGAATAGAAATCTGAACGGCAAGCTCCGTATCATCGTGTTCAATAATGGTGGCGGTGCCATCTTTGGCAAGTTCCAGGGATTAAAGGAGAGTCAGGCTCGTGAAGAAATGATAATGGCAAAGCATCATACAACGGCTGAAGGAATCTGTAGTCAGAATGAGGTAAAATATCTCGCAGCTCATACGATGGAAGAGATGGAACAGGGCATCAGCCAATTGATTCATGCCGAGAGCGAGCGCCCGATGCTCCTGGAGGTTTTCACCGATATGGATGTAGATAACGAGATGCTGGAAGCCATCCAGAAGTGCTGA